One genomic segment of Terrihabitans soli includes these proteins:
- the aspS gene encoding aspartate--tRNA ligase translates to MHRYRTHTCGQLREEHIGKTVRVSGWVHRIRDHGGVLFIDLRDHYGLTQCVADPDSAGFKDVEKVRSEWVVRFEGEVRKRPAGTENTDLPTGQIELFIKGVEILGPSGELPLPVFGEPDYPEDVRLRYRFIDLRRETLHKNIMTRTRVVSAMRRRMTEAGFTEFATPILTASSPEGARDFLVPSRIHAGKFYALPQAPQQYKQLLMVAGFDRYFQIAPCFRDEDPRADRLPGEFYQLDLEMSFVEQEDVFSTMEPVLRGIFEEFAEGKPVTKQFPRIPYAEAMLKYGSDKPDLRNPLVIADVSAFFTREDVTFNAFKNVVSGGGVVRAIPALGAATQPRSFFDKLNDWARGEGAPGLGYIVFDDESGVLTGKGPIAKFIPADVLASIASTVGIGAGDAVFFSAGSADKAAKLAGLARDRIGEELNLIDKDRFELAWIVDFPFYEYNEDEKKIDFSHNPFSMPQGGLEALNGQDPLTIKAFQYDVVCNGYEIASGGIRNHRPETMIKAFELAGYGEDTVVERFGGMYRAFQYGAPPHGGMAAGVDRVVMLICGVDNLREVALFPMNQRAEDILMGAPAAATPKQLRELHLRVNLPEPKAG, encoded by the coding sequence ATGCATCGCTACCGCACCCATACCTGCGGCCAGCTCCGTGAGGAGCATATCGGCAAAACCGTGCGGGTTTCCGGCTGGGTGCACCGCATCCGCGACCATGGCGGCGTGCTGTTTATCGATCTGCGCGACCATTACGGCCTGACCCAGTGTGTCGCCGACCCGGATTCGGCCGGCTTCAAGGACGTGGAAAAGGTCCGGTCCGAATGGGTCGTCCGGTTCGAGGGCGAGGTCCGCAAGCGTCCGGCAGGCACCGAGAACACCGATCTGCCGACCGGCCAGATCGAGCTGTTCATCAAGGGCGTCGAAATCCTCGGGCCTTCGGGCGAGCTGCCGCTGCCGGTCTTCGGCGAGCCGGACTATCCGGAAGACGTCCGGCTTCGTTATCGCTTCATCGACTTGCGCCGCGAGACGTTGCACAAGAACATCATGACCCGCACCCGCGTCGTCTCGGCCATGCGCCGCCGGATGACGGAAGCGGGCTTCACCGAATTTGCGACGCCGATCCTGACGGCCTCTTCGCCGGAAGGGGCGCGCGACTTCCTCGTCCCGTCGCGTATTCACGCCGGCAAGTTCTATGCGCTGCCGCAGGCGCCACAGCAGTACAAGCAGCTCCTGATGGTCGCCGGCTTTGACCGCTATTTCCAGATCGCGCCGTGCTTCCGCGACGAAGATCCCCGCGCCGACCGCCTGCCGGGCGAGTTCTACCAGCTCGATCTCGAAATGAGCTTTGTCGAGCAGGAAGACGTATTCTCGACCATGGAGCCGGTGCTGCGCGGCATCTTCGAAGAGTTTGCCGAAGGCAAACCCGTCACCAAGCAGTTCCCGCGCATCCCCTATGCGGAAGCCATGCTGAAATACGGCTCCGACAAGCCGGACCTGCGCAACCCGCTGGTTATCGCCGATGTCAGCGCGTTCTTCACGCGCGAGGACGTGACGTTCAACGCCTTCAAGAATGTCGTTTCCGGCGGCGGCGTGGTGCGCGCCATTCCGGCGCTCGGCGCCGCAACGCAGCCACGCTCGTTCTTCGACAAGCTGAACGATTGGGCGCGCGGCGAAGGCGCGCCGGGCCTCGGCTATATCGTGTTCGACGATGAGAGCGGCGTTCTGACGGGCAAGGGCCCGATCGCCAAGTTCATTCCGGCGGATGTTCTGGCGTCCATCGCCTCGACCGTCGGTATCGGAGCAGGGGACGCGGTCTTCTTCTCGGCGGGTTCGGCGGACAAGGCGGCAAAGCTTGCGGGCCTTGCGCGCGACCGCATCGGCGAAGAACTAAACCTCATCGACAAGGACCGGTTCGAGCTCGCCTGGATCGTCGATTTTCCATTCTACGAATACAATGAGGACGAGAAGAAGATCGACTTCTCGCACAATCCCTTCTCCATGCCGCAGGGCGGTCTTGAAGCGCTGAACGGTCAGGACCCGCTGACCATCAAGGCGTTTCAATACGATGTCGTCTGCAACGGTTATGAGATCGCCTCGGGCGGCATCCGCAATCATCGTCCAGAGACGATGATCAAGGCGTTCGAGCTGGCGGGCTATGGCGAGGATACGGTGGTCGAGCGCTTCGGCGGCATGTACCGCGCGTTCCAGTATGGCGCCCCGCCGCATGGCGGCATGGCGGCCGGTGTCGACCGCGTCGTGATGCTGATCTGCGGCGTCGATAATCTGCGCGAAGTGGCGCTCTTCCCGATGAACCAGCGCGCCGAAGACATCCTGATGGGTGCGCCGGCGGCTGCAACCCCCAAACAGTTGCGCGAACTGCATCTGCGCGTGAATCTACCGGAGCCCAAAGCGGGCTGA
- a CDS encoding CoA-binding protein → MAIDGLQDSDIRNIFEKVRTIALVGASNNPERPSNYVGAFLQQHGYRVIPVNPGLAGQEVNGEKVYAALADIPEKIDMVDIFRAADAVPGIVDEALKLSTKPQVIWMQMGIINQEAADTAKKAGLTVVMDRCPKVEIPRLQAKTPA, encoded by the coding sequence ATGGCGATCGACGGCCTTCAGGATTCCGATATCCGCAATATCTTTGAGAAGGTGCGCACCATCGCGCTGGTCGGCGCGAGCAACAATCCCGAACGCCCGTCAAACTATGTCGGCGCGTTCCTGCAGCAGCACGGCTATCGCGTGATCCCCGTCAATCCCGGCCTTGCCGGCCAGGAGGTCAATGGCGAGAAGGTCTATGCCGCGCTCGCCGATATCCCCGAGAAGATCGACATGGTCGATATCTTCCGCGCCGCCGATGCCGTGCCCGGCATTGTCGATGAGGCGCTGAAGCTTTCGACAAAGCCGCAGGTGATCTGGATGCAGATGGGCATCATCAATCAGGAGGCCGCGGACACCGCGAAGAAAGCGGGCCTGACCGTCGTCATGGACCGCTGCCCGAAAGTCGAGATCCCACGTCTGCAGGCGAAAACGCCGGCGTGA
- the rnd gene encoding ribonuclease D, with product MILTSTEDLKAACQRLAKSDFVTVDTEFLRETTFWPKLCVIQLADDDEAFAVDALAPGIDLKPLFDLMANEKVLKVFHAGRQDIEIMWHLAKLIPHPVFDTQIAAMVLGYGESISYDQLVQRITGTQLDKSSRFTDWSRRPLSEAQITYALADVTHLRPVYRRLAEDLEKRGRAAWVFEEMEILTSADTYRQAPEDAWKRIKARLRKPKEIGVLMEIAAWRENEAQTRDVPRSRIIKDEILAEIALRSPATVEALGSLRGLPNGFERSKAGTEIVAAVKRGLAKDPATLPRIERDRPPPNGAGATVELLRVLLKMISEKEGVAPKILATTDDLEQIAASDEADVPALHGWRRELFGEKALGLKRGEIALGLRKGRVSAVEVKS from the coding sequence ATGATCCTGACCAGTACTGAGGATTTGAAGGCCGCCTGCCAGCGGCTGGCTAAATCCGATTTTGTCACCGTCGACACCGAATTCCTCCGCGAAACGACCTTCTGGCCGAAACTCTGCGTCATCCAGCTTGCCGATGACGATGAGGCCTTTGCCGTCGACGCCCTGGCCCCCGGCATCGATCTGAAGCCCCTCTTCGACCTTATGGCGAACGAGAAGGTGCTGAAGGTCTTCCATGCCGGCCGCCAGGACATCGAAATCATGTGGCATCTGGCCAAGCTGATCCCGCATCCGGTCTTCGACACGCAGATCGCCGCGATGGTGCTCGGCTATGGCGAGAGCATTTCCTACGATCAGCTCGTCCAGCGCATTACCGGCACCCAGCTCGACAAGTCTTCGCGCTTCACCGACTGGAGCCGCCGCCCCTTGAGCGAGGCCCAGATCACTTATGCGCTGGCGGACGTCACGCATCTGCGTCCGGTCTATCGCCGTCTTGCCGAAGATCTTGAGAAGCGCGGCCGCGCCGCCTGGGTGTTCGAGGAAATGGAAATCCTGACCTCGGCCGACACTTATCGTCAGGCGCCGGAGGATGCGTGGAAGCGCATCAAGGCGCGCCTCCGCAAGCCGAAAGAAATCGGCGTGCTGATGGAGATCGCCGCCTGGCGCGAAAACGAAGCGCAGACGCGCGATGTGCCGCGCTCGCGCATCATCAAGGACGAGATCCTCGCCGAGATCGCATTGCGCAGTCCCGCGACTGTTGAGGCGCTCGGCTCGCTGCGCGGACTGCCCAATGGTTTCGAGCGCTCGAAGGCCGGCACGGAAATCGTTGCTGCTGTGAAGCGCGGCTTGGCGAAAGATCCCGCCACCCTGCCCCGCATCGAACGCGACCGTCCGCCGCCGAACGGCGCGGGCGCGACCGTCGAACTGCTCCGCGTTCTTCTGAAGATGATTTCGGAGAAGGAAGGCGTCGCGCCGAAAATTCTCGCGACCACCGACGATCTCGAACAGATCGCCGCGAGCGATGAGGCGGATGTGCCGGCGCTGCACGGCTGGCGGCGCGAACTGTTCGGCGAAAAGGCGCTCGGCCTCAAGCGCGGCGAAATCGCGCTCGGGCTTCGCAAAGGCCGCGTCAGTGCGGTCGAGGTGAAGAGCTAA
- a CDS encoding alpha/beta fold hydrolase gives MRNMFAALSIAAVSVVVAAFSASAQSAPESRFAEVNGVKLHYLIAGKGDPVLLLHGYAQNSHMWLPAIAELSKTHTVIAPDLRGFGQSDKPETGYDKKSLAQDVHALMASLGYDKIGVAGHDIGLMVAYAYAAQYPTEVKKIALMDAFLPGVGDWTKVWLLRDLWHFHFYGKTPLALVDGRERIYFEHFWNDFAADPAHSVSEADRQFYTAAYAQPGAMRAGFEIFRNFEQDSKDFSEFAKTKLPMPMLVLSGEKAGGQFLIDQGRLVDDNVEGIIVKGSGHWLIDEAPEQVVPALVKFFG, from the coding sequence ATGCGGAATATGTTTGCGGCGCTGAGCATTGCCGCTGTTTCGGTTGTCGTGGCCGCATTTTCCGCATCCGCGCAGTCCGCCCCGGAAAGCCGCTTTGCCGAGGTGAACGGCGTCAAGCTGCACTATCTCATCGCCGGCAAAGGCGACCCGGTGCTGCTTCTCCATGGCTATGCCCAGAACAGCCATATGTGGCTGCCCGCTATTGCCGAGCTTTCCAAAACGCACACCGTCATCGCGCCCGATCTGCGCGGCTTCGGTCAGTCGGACAAACCCGAGACGGGATACGACAAGAAGTCGCTCGCTCAGGACGTTCACGCACTGATGGCCTCGCTCGGCTACGACAAGATCGGCGTTGCCGGTCACGATATCGGTCTGATGGTCGCCTACGCTTACGCCGCGCAATATCCAACTGAGGTGAAGAAGATCGCGCTGATGGACGCCTTTCTTCCGGGTGTCGGCGACTGGACCAAGGTCTGGCTGTTGCGCGATCTCTGGCACTTCCATTTCTACGGTAAGACGCCGCTGGCGCTCGTCGATGGACGCGAGCGTATTTACTTCGAGCATTTCTGGAATGATTTTGCGGCAGACCCGGCGCATTCGGTGTCGGAAGCCGATCGCCAGTTCTACACGGCGGCTTACGCTCAGCCGGGCGCGATGCGGGCCGGTTTTGAAATCTTCCGCAATTTCGAACAAGACTCGAAGGATTTCTCCGAGTTCGCCAAAACCAAACTGCCCATGCCTATGCTGGTTCTCTCGGGCGAGAAAGCCGGCGGCCAGTTCCTGATCGATCAGGGACGTCTCGTCGATGACAATGTCGAAGGCATCATCGTCAAAGGCTCAGGCCATTGGCTGATCGATGAAGCGCCGGAACAGGTGGTCCCGGCGCTCGTGAAGTTTTTCGGCTAA
- a CDS encoding NADP-dependent malic enzyme — protein sequence MSSNLTDELRKAALAFHRQGKPGKLEIQATKPLGTQRDLALAYSPGVAAVCTEIAENPETAWELTARQNLVGVISNGTAVLGLGNIGALASKPVMEGKAVLFKKFAGIDVFDIEVNETNPDKLVDVVAALEPTFGGINLEDIKAPECFEIEEKLKARANIPIFHDDQHGTAIIVAAAIVNALELANKKLDKVKIVTSGAGAAAIACLNLLVSMGAKRENIWATDLEGVIYEGREKLMNPWNSAYAQKTTARKLADVIPGADVFLGVSAGNVLTPDMLKGMAKDPLILALANPNPEIMPDLARATRPDAMICTGRSDFPNQVNNVLCFPFIFRGALDVRASQINEEMKQAAVKAIAGLAREASSDVVARAVGVDSTVGFGPASLIPNPFDPRLILRIAPAVARAAMESGVARAPIEDFDAYQDRLTRFVYRSGFVMKPVFAAARESLKRVIYAEGEDERTLRAAQVVIEEGLAKPILIGRPSVIETRLKRFGLSISQGKHFDVVNPEDDPRYRDYVALYLERAGRRGVTPDLARTIVRTDSTVIAALSVLRGDADAMICGLEGRYPNHLTTIDDVIGKTKGVSDFSAYSLLITSRGALFIGDTYVTLDPTPEQIAEKALLGADVVRRFGLEPKIALLSHANFGSRGSESSRRMRAALDILHAKHPELEVDGEMNADLALSEEFRNRVLPNSRLKGEANLLLMPDLDAAKISSQLVAAMDNSLPVGPILVGAAKPAQIVTSTTTARGLVNVTAIAAMQANEAL from the coding sequence ATGTCCTCGAACCTCACCGACGAACTCCGCAAAGCTGCCCTCGCATTTCATCGCCAGGGCAAACCCGGCAAGCTTGAAATTCAGGCGACCAAGCCGCTCGGCACGCAGCGCGATCTGGCGCTCGCCTATTCGCCCGGCGTTGCCGCCGTCTGCACGGAGATCGCCGAGAATCCGGAAACCGCCTGGGAGCTGACCGCTCGTCAGAACCTTGTCGGCGTGATCTCAAACGGCACCGCCGTTCTCGGTCTCGGTAATATCGGTGCGCTGGCCTCCAAGCCGGTGATGGAAGGCAAGGCCGTCCTCTTCAAGAAATTCGCCGGCATCGATGTGTTCGACATCGAAGTGAACGAGACCAACCCGGACAAGCTGGTCGATGTCGTCGCTGCGCTCGAACCGACCTTCGGCGGTATCAATCTCGAAGACATCAAGGCGCCGGAATGCTTCGAGATCGAAGAGAAGCTGAAAGCGCGCGCCAATATTCCAATCTTTCACGACGATCAGCACGGTACGGCGATCATTGTCGCCGCCGCTATCGTCAATGCGCTCGAGCTTGCCAACAAGAAACTCGACAAGGTGAAGATTGTGACCTCGGGTGCGGGCGCTGCGGCCATCGCCTGCCTCAATCTTCTCGTCTCGATGGGCGCCAAGCGTGAAAACATCTGGGCGACGGACCTCGAAGGCGTGATCTATGAGGGCCGCGAAAAGCTGATGAATCCGTGGAATTCCGCCTATGCGCAGAAGACCACCGCGCGCAAACTCGCCGATGTCATTCCGGGTGCGGACGTATTTCTCGGCGTTTCGGCCGGCAATGTGCTGACGCCGGACATGCTGAAAGGCATGGCGAAGGATCCGCTGATCCTTGCGCTCGCAAATCCCAATCCGGAAATCATGCCCGATCTCGCCCGCGCGACGCGGCCCGACGCGATGATCTGCACCGGGCGTTCGGACTTCCCGAACCAGGTGAACAATGTTCTCTGCTTCCCCTTCATCTTCCGCGGCGCGCTCGATGTGCGCGCCTCGCAGATCAATGAAGAGATGAAGCAGGCGGCGGTGAAAGCCATTGCTGGCCTTGCCCGCGAAGCTTCAAGCGATGTCGTCGCGCGTGCTGTCGGCGTCGATTCGACAGTGGGCTTTGGCCCGGCGAGCCTCATTCCCAATCCGTTCGATCCGCGTCTCATCCTGCGCATCGCGCCGGCGGTTGCCCGCGCCGCGATGGAGAGCGGCGTTGCCCGCGCACCGATCGAAGATTTCGATGCCTATCAGGATCGCCTGACCCGCTTCGTCTATCGCTCCGGCTTTGTCATGAAGCCGGTCTTTGCGGCAGCGCGCGAGAGCCTGAAGCGGGTGATCTACGCCGAAGGCGAAGACGAACGCACGCTGCGCGCCGCGCAGGTTGTCATCGAGGAGGGGCTTGCAAAGCCGATCCTCATCGGCCGTCCGTCCGTCATCGAAACACGCCTCAAGCGCTTCGGCCTGTCGATCAGCCAGGGCAAGCATTTCGATGTCGTGAACCCGGAAGACGATCCACGCTATCGCGATTACGTCGCGCTTTATCTGGAGCGCGCCGGCCGCCGCGGCGTAACGCCCGATCTTGCCCGCACGATCGTCCGCACGGACTCAACAGTCATCGCGGCGCTGTCCGTTCTGCGCGGCGATGCGGATGCGATGATCTGCGGTCTCGAAGGCCGCTATCCCAACCATCTGACGACCATCGACGACGTCATCGGCAAGACCAAGGGCGTCTCGGATTTTTCGGCCTATTCGCTGCTGATCACCAGCCGCGGCGCGCTGTTCATCGGCGATACCTATGTGACGCTCGATCCGACGCCCGAACAGATTGCCGAAAAGGCTCTGCTCGGCGCCGATGTCGTACGCCGCTTCGGTCTCGAGCCGAAGATCGCGCTGCTCAGCCACGCCAATTTCGGCTCGCGCGGCTCGGAATCCTCGCGGCGCATGCGCGCGGCGCTGGATATTCTCCATGCCAAGCATCCGGAGCTCGAAGTCGACGGTGAAATGAACGCCGATCTCGCGCTGTCGGAAGAATTCCGCAATCGCGTGCTGCCGAATTCACGTCTGAAGGGCGAGGCCAATCTTCTGCTGATGCCCGATCTCGATGCTGCGAAGATTTCCTCGCAGCTCGTCGCGGCCATGGACAATTCGCTTCCCGTCGGCCCGATCCTCGTTGGCGCGGCAAAGCCTGCCCAGATCGTCACCTCAACGACGACGGCGCGCGGCCTTGTCAACGTGACGGCAATTGCGGCGATGCAGGCGAACGAAGCGCTCTAA
- a CDS encoding sugar kinase gives MQALFIGHTYIDVTFICGHFPTGDEKTLADDYAVSFGGNSVTAAFCCAKLGIVPDLLTTMGDDWLSRMFRDMASKYSIPLHSRKVKEASLSFIMPNNGKRAIVRCRDDDHLHPFPALNLNGCRALHLDGHQPDAALHYAKLCRESGILTSLDGGAVRENTDELLRYIDVAVVSERMCEQMSLSPHEMLDYLKSRGCKIGAVTLGERGVVWYDEKGAPREMAALAVPFERVVDTNGAGDIFHGSYLYSWLARPYAPWADHFTFARSASAYSVQHLGIEESLPSLQDVEYTTRMFKESVQKAS, from the coding sequence ATGCAGGCGCTGTTCATCGGCCATACCTATATCGACGTGACCTTCATTTGCGGTCACTTCCCGACCGGCGATGAAAAGACACTGGCCGACGATTACGCCGTCTCCTTCGGCGGCAATTCCGTCACGGCCGCCTTCTGCTGCGCCAAACTCGGTATCGTGCCGGACCTGTTGACGACGATGGGCGATGACTGGCTGTCGCGCATGTTCCGCGACATGGCCTCCAAATATTCAATCCCGTTGCATTCGCGGAAGGTGAAGGAGGCCTCGCTGTCCTTCATCATGCCGAACAACGGCAAGCGCGCCATTGTCCGCTGCCGCGACGACGATCATCTCCACCCCTTCCCGGCTCTCAACCTCAATGGCTGCCGGGCGCTGCATCTCGACGGCCATCAGCCGGATGCGGCTTTGCACTATGCCAAGCTCTGCCGCGAGAGCGGCATCCTGACCTCGCTCGACGGCGGCGCCGTGCGCGAGAACACCGATGAGCTCTTGCGCTATATCGATGTGGCGGTCGTCTCCGAGCGCATGTGCGAGCAGATGTCGCTCTCACCGCATGAGATGCTGGATTATCTGAAATCGCGCGGCTGCAAGATCGGCGCGGTGACGCTCGGCGAGCGCGGGGTCGTCTGGTACGACGAGAAAGGCGCGCCGCGGGAAATGGCGGCTTTGGCGGTGCCGTTCGAGCGTGTCGTCGACACCAATGGCGCCGGCGACATCTTCCACGGCTCCTATCTGTATTCCTGGCTTGCCCGCCCTTACGCGCCCTGGGCCGATCATTTCACGTTTGCACGCTCGGCCTCGGCCTATTCGGTCCAGCACCTTGGCATCGAGGAAAGCCTGCCGAGTTTGCAGGACGTCGAATACACGACGCGCATGTTCAAGGAATCCGTGCAGAAGGCGAGCTGA
- the rplM gene encoding 50S ribosomal protein L13 translates to MSTFSAKPAEVEKKWVIIDASGLVVGRLASIVALRLRGKHRATFTPHVDTGDNVIVINAEKVVFTGNKLKNKKYYWHTGYPGGIKERTAGNILGGRFPNRVIEKAVERMLPRGPLGRQQLSNLRVYPGAEHPHTAQQPQTLDVGALNKKNVRS, encoded by the coding sequence ATGTCTACTTTTTCGGCCAAACCCGCCGAGGTCGAGAAGAAGTGGGTCATCATCGACGCCTCCGGGCTCGTTGTCGGCCGCCTCGCTTCGATCGTGGCGCTGCGTCTGCGCGGCAAGCACCGCGCGACCTTCACTCCGCATGTCGATACCGGTGACAATGTCATCGTCATCAATGCCGAGAAGGTCGTGTTCACGGGCAACAAGCTCAAGAACAAGAAGTATTACTGGCACACCGGTTATCCGGGCGGCATCAAGGAACGCACCGCGGGCAATATCCTCGGCGGCCGCTTCCCGAACCGCGTGATCGAGAAGGCCGTGGAGCGCATGCTTCCGCGCGGTCCGCTCGGTCGCCAGCAGCTCAGCAATCTCCGTGTTTATCCGGGCGCTGAACATCCCCACACCGCTCAGCAGCCGCAGACGCTCGACGTCGGCGCTCTGAACAAGAAGAACGTCCGGAGCTGA
- the rpsI gene encoding 30S ribosomal protein S9 gives MADTISSLEGLGALGGASPEAPRYEQKLDKEGRAYATGKRKDAVARVWIKPGPGKITINERELDVYFARPVLRMILQQPLMIANRTGQYDIRVTVAGGGLSGQAGAVRHGLSKALTHYEPELRSVLKKAGFLTRDSRVVERKKYGRAKARRSFQFSKR, from the coding sequence ATGGCCGATACGATTTCCTCTCTCGAAGGCCTGGGCGCGCTTGGCGGCGCTTCCCCGGAAGCTCCGCGTTACGAGCAGAAGCTCGACAAGGAAGGCCGCGCTTATGCCACCGGCAAGCGCAAGGACGCGGTTGCCCGCGTTTGGATCAAGCCGGGCCCCGGCAAGATCACGATCAACGAGCGCGAGCTTGATGTGTATTTCGCACGTCCGGTGCTGCGGATGATCCTGCAGCAGCCGCTGATGATCGCGAACCGCACGGGTCAGTACGACATCCGCGTCACCGTCGCCGGTGGCGGCCTTTCGGGCCAGGCTGGTGCTGTGCGCCACGGCCTGTCGAAAGCGCTGACCCATTACGAGCCGGAACTGCGCAGCGTTCTCAAGAAGGCTGGCTTCCTGACCCGTGACTCGCGCGTCGTCGAGCGTAAGAAGTACGGCCGGGCAAAGGCTCGCCGGAGCTTCCAGTTCTCGAAGCGCTGA
- a CDS encoding EAL domain-containing protein, which yields MKNQKRRWKVVLLAGAVAFAPLIGLNLLLWVHISAHGRVDIDDAAKSMLRLTESRLDEAMTQLVGFAMKSDHKACNSEIKQALGQAILKAPFVTQINIWDPRGNMVCSPMDAQRVVRDVSPANDTTNANVKFTLVDYGSDKGPKAIELAYRFEDGWRVSLLVPDDRLMPAIVVGRMQADFVSRLSLVDGSFVAARLSRSSMPTEGVSAFAVQSVSDRYPITLAVTIPSASLWASYRELFLWGNAGGAVLAFISILGALAVARHTEGPVRAIESAIRRGDFIPYYQPLMCIRTGRLLGCEALVRRKRPGGGVDGPGAFIPMVEATGQIFEITRSMMAHARDELGPAYNARPHLKVSFNLVADHFSSLKIVSDMKEIFEGAQVKMDQIVLEVTERQPLPNLGEARVIIAKLQELGIRIALDDVGTGHGGMSYLLKLGVDQMKMDKMFVDAIGSDRYSTAIIDTLVKLAADLNIEFVAEGVETFEQIAYLKEHGVDAAQGYVFAPPLPGPLYLELIQTLDPIKSRVPERVRKAIRGGDVQAA from the coding sequence GTGAAGAACCAGAAGCGTCGGTGGAAGGTCGTGCTGCTTGCCGGCGCGGTTGCCTTTGCGCCGCTGATCGGCCTGAACCTCCTGTTATGGGTCCATATCAGCGCCCATGGCCGGGTCGATATCGACGACGCGGCAAAGAGCATGCTGCGGCTGACCGAATCGCGACTCGACGAAGCCATGACCCAGCTCGTCGGCTTCGCCATGAAATCCGATCACAAAGCCTGCAATTCCGAAATAAAACAGGCGCTCGGCCAGGCGATCCTGAAAGCGCCCTTCGTTACCCAGATCAATATCTGGGATCCGCGCGGCAATATGGTCTGTTCGCCGATGGACGCCCAGCGCGTCGTGCGGGACGTTTCCCCGGCAAACGACACGACCAATGCCAATGTGAAATTCACGCTGGTCGACTACGGCTCGGACAAAGGGCCCAAGGCCATCGAGCTCGCCTACCGGTTCGAGGACGGCTGGCGCGTCTCGCTGCTCGTTCCCGACGACCGGCTGATGCCCGCGATTGTCGTCGGACGCATGCAGGCCGATTTCGTCTCGCGGCTTTCGCTCGTCGACGGCAGTTTCGTTGCCGCGCGCCTGTCGCGCAGTTCGATGCCGACCGAGGGCGTGTCCGCCTTCGCCGTCCAATCCGTCTCCGACCGCTACCCGATCACGCTCGCCGTCACGATCCCGTCCGCCTCGCTCTGGGCCAGCTATCGCGAACTCTTCCTGTGGGGAAATGCCGGCGGCGCCGTCCTCGCTTTCATCTCGATCCTCGGCGCGCTTGCCGTGGCGCGGCATACAGAGGGTCCGGTGCGCGCCATTGAGAGCGCCATCCGCCGCGGCGATTTCATCCCCTATTATCAGCCGCTGATGTGCATCCGCACCGGCCGCCTGCTGGGCTGTGAGGCGCTGGTGCGCCGCAAGCGTCCGGGCGGCGGCGTCGACGGGCCGGGGGCTTTCATCCCGATGGTCGAAGCCACCGGGCAGATTTTCGAGATCACCCGCAGCATGATGGCGCATGCGCGCGACGAGCTCGGCCCGGCCTATAATGCAAGGCCGCATCTGAAGGTGTCGTTCAACCTCGTTGCCGATCATTTCAGCAGCCTGAAGATCGTCTCCGACATGAAAGAGATTTTCGAGGGCGCACAGGTCAAGATGGACCAGATCGTTCTCGAAGTGACCGAGCGGCAGCCGCTGCCCAATCTCGGCGAAGCGCGCGTCATCATCGCCAAACTGCAGGAGCTCGGCATCCGCATCGCTCTGGACGATGTCGGTACAGGCCATGGCGGCATGTCGTATCTTCTGAAGCTCGGCGTCGACCAGATGAAGATGGACAAGATGTTCGTCGATGCCATCGGCTCCGACCGCTATTCGACGGCCATCATCGACACGCTGGTCAAGCTCGCGGCGGACCTCAATATCGAGTTCGTCGCGGAGGGCGTCGAGACCTTCGAGCAGATTGCCTATCTCAAGGAACACGGGGTGGACGCCGCGCAGGGCTATGTCTTCGCACCGCCGCTGCCGGGGCCGCTCTACCTTGAATTGATTCAGACCCTGGACCCCATAAAATCGCGCGTGCCCGAGCGCGTGCGGAAAGCCATTCGCGGCGGCGATGTCCAGGCCGCTTGA
- a CDS encoding glycine zipper domain-containing protein, whose protein sequence is MIRIAAFGAALLLAGTMNSAQAEDGGLIGGLLGAGAGAVIGGAATGKAGGAAAGAIIGGAAGAIIGDQADRSERRRGRYASYEGAYFWSKGKCYFEYPNGHIERVSRDNCRY, encoded by the coding sequence ATGATCCGTATTGCTGCTTTCGGTGCCGCGCTGCTTCTGGCCGGGACCATGAATTCGGCACAGGCCGAAGACGGCGGGCTCATCGGCGGCCTGCTCGGTGCGGGCGCGGGTGCTGTGATCGGCGGGGCCGCGACCGGAAAGGCCGGCGGCGCTGCGGCCGGCGCCATTATCGGCGGCGCGGCGGGCGCCATCATCGGCGATCAGGCGGACCGCTCCGAGCGCCGCCGCGGCCGTTATGCGTCCTATGAAGGCGCCTATTTCTGGTCGAAGGGCAAATGCTACTTCGAATATCCGAACGGACATATCGAGCGGGTGTCCCGCGACAATTGCCGTTACTAA